A portion of the Cryptomeria japonica chromosome 5, Sugi_1.0, whole genome shotgun sequence genome contains these proteins:
- the LOC131042937 gene encoding uncharacterized protein LOC131042937: MKSDKNSQAGKGRSFHRIMKALSPLPYLGKAHDYYVRSLNKWAAKANYSGLAASVSSATTLPKSFTTASARKDDEYGEVVRAASQRRCSSSSSSSNLGLYKLASSEQALARSRSAAPSVGTIHEDGTCYFPASLPKTVSAAASPLPSL; this comes from the coding sequence ATGAAGAGCGATAAGAATAGTCAAGCGGGCAAAGGTAGATCATTTCACAGAATAATGAAGGCGCTGTCTCCACTGCCATACCTTGGCAAAGCTCACGATTATTATGTGAGAAGTCTGAACAAATGGGCGGCGAAAGCCAATTACAGCGGGCTGGCTGCAAGCGTTTCCTCTGCGACTACTCTGCCAAAGAGCTTCACCACAGCCTCCGCCAGAAAGGATGACGAATACGGTGAAGTCGTGAGGGCGGCGTCGCAGAGGAGGTGTTCGAGTTCGAGTTCTTCTTCAAATTTAGGGTTATACAAATTGGCTTCTTCAGAGCAAGCGTTGGCGAGGAGTAGAAGTGCGGCGCCGTCAGTGGGCACGATTCACGAGGACGGAACATGCTACTTTCCCGCCAGTTTACCCAAGACCGTTAGCGCCGCTGCTTCGCCTTTACCCTCGCTCTAG